The window GTAACACCAAAGAAAAGCGATCATAACCAGACATAGTAATTTTTCTATCCGCTCTAAGTCTTGTAAATGCGTGTTTTCTATATCAAAACCACTGGATTTCATTGCTTTGAAACAGGTCTCAATTTGCCATCTTTCTTTGTAATTTAATAACGATTGTTCATTTTTATTATAACTGATAATGATGAGTAATTCCGGTTTTTCACCTCTTTTTTGGGTTAAAGTTGCAGATAAATAACAATATTCACCGTTAATCTTTACGATTTTTGGATAATGGATGACTTGCCCTACTTTTAACCCGTTAAAAAGCCAACTTACAGGAACTGTACTGTTTTTTTTGGGCAAAAATACCTTAAAATTGTTTCGAATGCGGATGTAATAGCGTAGTTTTTGCTCGTTCAAAAACTTAATCCATTCTTCTCCCACAAACTCTCTGTCTGCTAAAATACAGTCGATACATTTTTTTCCAAAAAAACCTACAAACCGCTTTATTAAAGCAATTCTTTCTTGTGAATTCGAATTACCTTGTTTATCCAACATCATGAAGAGCAATGGAAAAGCAACGTTTCGATAGGTGATTCCCAGCATGAAAATATTGATATTTTGTTTCCCAAACTTCCAATTGGTGCGGTCTATAACGAGTTTTAAGTTTGTTTTTTCCGGGAGTAATCCAAAAATAATTTTAGCAATTAAATCGCTGCATAAGTCAAAATCTGCGATAAACCGTTGCAGTCTGCGAAGGGAAGAATCTGCTTTGCCATCGCTTTCAAAAGCCAAGGCTAGTTTGTGAAAACTCACCGTTTGTACTTTGCAAAGAGCCAAAATACACATCGAAATGAGTTGTAATCTTGCTTTATTAATTTTAGCATTATTTTTTTCGAGATTATCTTTTAAAACTGCAGATAATTGGCTACTTTTATCCCCTTGACTGGTTTTCTTTTTATTAGTAAAATGCGTTGTAAACATTTATTAATTTACTGAAAATCAGTCTTTCATGCAAATTTACAGCGGTTTAATTTGCTGATTTTTAATAGGTTGTGATTTTTGTCATGTATTAAACAAAGAAATACAAAAAGTTATAAAATATGAGAAATTGCGAACAAGCATTAAATATTTAGTCATTCCTTAAAAAGCTCGTTTCTCATTTTGAAAATTATACTTGCATAAAAAAGTTCGGAGAAGAATTTCGAGCCAAAGAATGATTTGCTCTTTAATTTGGTTCAATCTCATCTTCAGATTGTATCCGATGCCTGCTAATAAGGCATTATTAATATCTCCAGCTACTCCTTTAAGGAAGTTTAATCCTAAGGAGTGGTTTCTTTTTAGATGGGAGATACAAGGCTCTATCGCTGCTCTTGCTCGGAATCTCAATCTTGCAACTTGTTGCTCATATTTTGTTTTTTCTTTTTTGGTGGGAAGCAAAATTACCGTTCCTTCTACTAATTTTATTCCTCTAAAACCTCGGTCTGTACTCACTTTCTTAGGTCTTGTTCCTCCAACGGATTTTCTTACTCGCTCACTTTGTGCTAATGATTCTTCCAATGTTTTGCTATCGTGAGGATTGCCTGAAAATCTTTTTATGGAACTGATGACCCCTGTTTTCCTTCCTCGAACTACCGCCACTTTTGTCCCAAACTCGTATGCCTTTCCCGATTTTCCTTTCGCAATACAAGCCACTTGAGGTTCGTGAAGACTGTAAATCTTGTCTTTCGTATTGCGTTCTTGAGTGAGTGCTTTGAGGTAAATTCTAAAAACTTCTTCGTAGTCTTTCAAAATAGTTGAAGGAAGTTTTCTTTCCAATTCCCGAAGCACTCTTTTGCCAATCGTTCTGAGTTTCTTCCTTGCCATTTTTGCCTTCTTCTGTCTTCTCGGATGGTGCCCAAAATAAGCATCTCGCAATAATTGTTTGCTTACTCTTTTATAACTTTGTCTTTGAATTACCCCTTCTTTTTCAGCTATTTTTACGCAATTGTCTATTACTTTTTTTGCCAATTTTGAATCCGTAGGAAACGTAATATTCTTCTCCTGAACCGTAGTGTCAATCTGAACTTCATCTTCTGTTTTGGCTTTAGGATGAAGAGAAACGCTTTGTCCTAAAAGGAATTCTAACCCCTTCTCGCCAATTCTCTTTCTAAAGTGTACAAAATTGCTCGGATCAAAAGGCTGCTGGGTCTGAAAAAAATCTTCGCCCGTAAAATATTGCCAATACGCATTCTCAATCCATCTTTCTACAACCGTTTCGTCGCTTTCTTTAAACATTTCCTTAAGTAAAAGCATTCCTGCTATTTTACGGATAGCAATAGAAGGTCTTCCGCCTTGTGAAAATAGTTTTTCAAACTCTGCCTCCATCTCGTCCCAAGAAATCTCGTTTGCCAATTTTACCAACGGATGCTCCATATTAATGAGTTCGGTAAGTCTGGTCTTGAATAAATTTTGCTGTAAATCTGGTTTTATTTTACCTAACATTTTGCCGCTTTTTACACCCTAAAAATACGGTTTCTTGCAATTTTTTACAATAATTTATTGTTAAATTTTACAATATAAAACTGAAAACCAAAACGTTAAAATGTTTTTAAGGAGTGACTATTTATCTTAAATTTTGGCTAAAACCGTTTTTATATACCTATAAAAAAGCGGACTAAAGTCCGCTCCTATTGATAAAATTATTGATTTTATATCGTCAAATAATTTATTTTTTATTATTTTTCAGTTCTGTTAAAATATCCTCTTCCATTGCAGCTTTTTCGGCAACCACTTTATCTACAACATCGTTGGGAATCGTCATAGAAAGTACATACTGTTTTACTTTCCACTGTCCATTTATTTTTTCTAAAACTCCGGAACCGCGGCAGATTTTCATTTGAGTATCTAATAACTCATCAAACCAAGCCAATTTTCCATCTTTACTGAAATAGATATTTCTTTTAACGGAAGTGAAATTCCATGTTTTTTTCTTGTCGAAATGAGGCTTTGCCCAAGTTTTAAATTCTTGTTTATTCCAAACTTCTGTTGCATCGGTTCCGATAAATGTAGATTCATCAGCAAAAAAGCTGAAGTATTTTTCAAATTCTGCGTTGGCTGCAGCAGTGTTGAAATCATCAAGCATTTTTGAGATTTCTGTTTTCTCATTTTCAAATTTCGCATCTTTAGATTGCGCTGAGAAGCCTGAAAAAGCAAATAGGAAGATTGCCAAAGCAAAGAAAAGTTTTGTTTTTTTCATTATAATAGATTTATATTTTATTCATTATATCCGATACAAAAAAGAGTTTCACCTTTATTTACCGGCGGAGTTCCTACTTTGTACAAAATAATTCCGGTGGTTTGCGAAACGATATCGTATTTTTTATTTCCAAATTCGTCGGAAATATAGCCTAAAATTTGATTCTTTTTTACTTTATCTCCACTTTTTAATTCACTGTAGAAAATTCCGTTTTCTGGAACTCTGATATAATCTTGCTGGTTTAAAAGAACGGTTGATTTTTGATTGACCGTTTTTGATTTTTTAACTGCATAATTCCCCGAATTTTCAAGCATGTTGTAAACTGCAGTTTTAATCAAATCAACATTGTCTTTCTGTACAGTTCCCAGTTTTCCGGCTTCAATACTCAAGGCTGTAATTCCCTGTTGTGTAGCTTCTTTGAAAGCATATTTCGCAGGTTCAGTCGAAGTTAAAGTGTAAGGATAAGAAACAACATATTGAATTCCTAATTTTACAGACAATTCGTGAGCTCTTTTAGTGTTTTCAGGCGTATCTTTTCTATTGTAATAACAAACAAAAGGTAGCAAATCTTCACTCGCATCTCCACCGTGAATATCTAAAAATATAGTTGAATTGGGAATAATTTCTTTCGTAATTAAATGAGCAATCTGGTCGGTCGGCGTTCCGTTTGATAAGCCTGGAAAAGCTGTATTCAAATTTTTCTGGTCTAAAGGATTTACAAAAGGGACTCTTTTTAGAAAAGATTCCACATTGGCAATCGGAATAATAATTAAACTTCCTTTTATATTTTCGGGTTCTATTTCTTTTAATAATTCCTGAACAGCAATAATCGGTGGGTATTCGTAGCCGTGAATTCCAGCAACAATCGTAAAAACCGGACCTTTCTCTTTTCCTTTAATAATCGTAACCGGTAAATATGTTTCTTTTGAATCACTTTTAATAGAAAATATGGTGTCTTTTCTGAATGAACCGTTTTGTTTTAAAATTTCCTTTACTGATTGAGATTTTAGCATTGAAAAAGAAGTTAAAATCAATAATGCAATCGTTTTTGAAATTAATTTTGTCATTTTTAAATATAATTAAATTTGAGATGCTGTAATTTCTATGCGTTTTGCAATTCTATTGGCCAACCAACTTACGTAAAACAGCTGAAAACTGTGATAAACCATTACAGGAAGTAAAAATAAAACTTTTTGCTCATCCGGAATTCCCAAAACAAGCAGAAACAAACTTCCGTGAACCAAAGATTTCTTTGAGCCGCAAAAAGTAGCGGTAATAATTTCTTTAGGTTTAAAATTCAT is drawn from Chryseobacterium muglaense and contains these coding sequences:
- a CDS encoding IS4 family transposase, with translation MFTTHFTNKKKTSQGDKSSQLSAVLKDNLEKNNAKINKARLQLISMCILALCKVQTVSFHKLALAFESDGKADSSLRRLQRFIADFDLCSDLIAKIIFGLLPEKTNLKLVIDRTNWKFGKQNINIFMLGITYRNVAFPLLFMMLDKQGNSNSQERIALIKRFVGFFGKKCIDCILADREFVGEEWIKFLNEQKLRYYIRIRNNFKVFLPKKNSTVPVSWLFNGLKVGQVIHYPKIVKINGEYCYLSATLTQKRGEKPELLIIISYNKNEQSLLNYKERWQIETCFKAMKSSGFDIENTHLQDLERIEKLLCLVMIAFLWCYKIGDYLDRSVKAIPIKKHGHRAKSVFKYGLEFVSEILQNPYRKNFQQILQIFVM
- a CDS encoding nuclear transport factor 2 family protein; protein product: MKKTKLFFALAIFLFAFSGFSAQSKDAKFENEKTEISKMLDDFNTAAANAEFEKYFSFFADESTFIGTDATEVWNKQEFKTWAKPHFDKKKTWNFTSVKRNIYFSKDGKLAWFDELLDTQMKICRGSGVLEKINGQWKVKQYVLSMTIPNDVVDKVVAEKAAMEEDILTELKNNKK
- a CDS encoding succinylglutamate desuccinylase/aspartoacylase family protein is translated as MTKLISKTIALLILTSFSMLKSQSVKEILKQNGSFRKDTIFSIKSDSKETYLPVTIIKGKEKGPVFTIVAGIHGYEYPPIIAVQELLKEIEPENIKGSLIIIPIANVESFLKRVPFVNPLDQKNLNTAFPGLSNGTPTDQIAHLITKEIIPNSTIFLDIHGGDASEDLLPFVCYYNRKDTPENTKRAHELSVKLGIQYVVSYPYTLTSTEPAKYAFKEATQQGITALSIEAGKLGTVQKDNVDLIKTAVYNMLENSGNYAVKKSKTVNQKSTVLLNQQDYIRVPENGIFYSELKSGDKVKKNQILGYISDEFGNKKYDIVSQTTGIILYKVGTPPVNKGETLFCIGYNE
- a CDS encoding IS5 family transposase — protein: MLGKIKPDLQQNLFKTRLTELINMEHPLVKLANEISWDEMEAEFEKLFSQGGRPSIAIRKIAGMLLLKEMFKESDETVVERWIENAYWQYFTGEDFFQTQQPFDPSNFVHFRKRIGEKGLEFLLGQSVSLHPKAKTEDEVQIDTTVQEKNITFPTDSKLAKKVIDNCVKIAEKEGVIQRQSYKRVSKQLLRDAYFGHHPRRQKKAKMARKKLRTIGKRVLRELERKLPSTILKDYEEVFRIYLKALTQERNTKDKIYSLHEPQVACIAKGKSGKAYEFGTKVAVVRGRKTGVISSIKRFSGNPHDSKTLEESLAQSERVRKSVGGTRPKKVSTDRGFRGIKLVEGTVILLPTKKEKTKYEQQVARLRFRARAAIEPCISHLKRNHSLGLNFLKGVAGDINNALLAGIGYNLKMRLNQIKEQIILWLEILLRTFLCKYNFQNEKRAF